The window TAGATATCTATTTTCAATTGATAGCAAAACATTTCTAACATACGTGAAAAAGAACTCCTGCGAATCATAGTTTATACCGCCACCGACTGTATCACCGGTTGTAAAAGTCGGACCAAAAGCTTCACCTTGTCTTTTTCCAAGATATATAAGTCCATCCTCACCATGATAGCCACAAGTGTTGACTTCCCATCTAGCCAACATTACAGAAGACATAGCCACACGTGCTAAGTTCAATTTGaatgaaaaacaacaaaaatatagatGATACCTCTTCTTGCATAACCAGAACTCACGCGATCGAACCAAATATCAGATCTTTCGGAACCTACTTAACTTAAAATAGAACTAACACTACTGAACACTATCCAACCAAACTTCAAAGGTTCCTGAACCAAATCCAACTTCAAAAAAACTAACGCGATTTAAACATGATTGAACCAAACTTCCTAATCAAAGCATAACTTCCTCTCAGAAACAGGCCTGAACtgaacaaaaattcaaattacttCATCAAAGAAGCTCGAGTCTACATGATAATCTAAACACAAATTGAAAccgaaaaatcaaaagtacCAAGGCTGGCTCGCAATTCTGAATATATCCGATATAGTGATTCATATGAGCATAAAACAGAGCATATACATATGATTATGATTAAATTTCAGATCTTCCTGAAcctaatcaaatcaaaatagaaCTCACACAATTGAACCAAACTTCAGAACTGTCCTGAACCTACTAATCAAACCTAAACAGAACTCACTCAATTGAACCAAATTTGAGATTTTCCTTCATAACCTAATCAAATCTAAACAAAACTCACACAATTGAAACCAAAAATTTCAGATTGTCCTAAACCTAATCAAACCATACCCAGGCTGTCTCGCGATTCTGAAGCTATCGGTAGTGAAACCAATGGCGACACGTCCTTTAACACCAGCATCTTTGACAAAAATCTCGAAGTAGTAAGCGAGACGCTTACACGGAGCAGGCTTATTAGACTGAACAACGCCGACGTCGTGACCGTGTTGGGCGACGCCAGTGTATTTGAGAGAAAGCTTATCGGGAGAGATGATTACAAAATTGCTTAAACCGTTGATCGTGTTTAGCTCCGTcggtgattcttcttctccttcttcttcatcttccatcGCGTAGTATGGTTTAGAAGAGTGACGGAATTTGTGAACGAAGTAAGAATTGTTCATTCAAATCGAATTGGaggaaaaccctagaaaatttCTGATTCGTAGGTTATAGAAACAACATTATTGTTgtacgaatttttttttgtttttttcaaatatatgttctttcggtttggttttccaaaaaaattgattttaaaccGTGGTTTTCGAGTTAAAGTTACGAAAAACAATTATtatggttttggatttttgtcaactatatttattacttttttttttttaatgtgattttaaaataaaattttgttttttcgtttcaatttgggtttagattgattttCCGGatgttataagaaaatataaataagaataatcgtttaaagaatatataaaatagtcTCTACTCTCTAGTCTGTACAGAAGtatgttttatatctttaaCTAATAAAAGCATGTTTATATGGTCAATCTAGTTTTATGTTCGACTTTGATTCAAAttgtttggttttcttaaaATTCAGTTTATAAAGAATGGTATTTTAAACAAATGCTAAATTCTAATTATGGAAGAATTTTAGTTCAGTTTTGATTGTGATtcgaattatttattttaaacaaaaaaatccctTTATAAGTAATGAATGGTATTTTAACTaacacataaattattttatttcaaaccaAAAGTATTTCGATTAatgttttcatttattgttttttttttgtgtgttttttttttttgaagtcaaACCCGGTTCTGTGCATGTGCTGGGTGTGCATATGCACAGGGTCCAttaattttttggattttttaattaacatttaggatccaaattttgttaaaaaaaagttttacatgGGTAAAAGgtccaaaatttttatttttgctctgGGTCTATATTACTATTGAGTCTGGCGGATTGAAGTAGGAACCACATTCCCCAGTCTCCTGTTTTGTAGGAATCCATGATTCCACCATATACACTTCCACGTTGAACTGTATCTCTTATTTAATAAAGGATCAATGACAAGAAAAACCAATAAGCACATAGTTTctgtacacaaaaaaaaactactgtttttatcaaattttcatttGGTATCAGCAGCAACACAAAATCATAGCATGGTTGCAAGTAACAAAGACAGACTTGATCTACTCGAAGTCAGCTTGAGAAACGTCCAAGAGGAGCTCGTGAAAATGCAAATAGAAGCCAATGAGAAATTTGCTCACATTGAAGCCTCCTTGAAAAAGCTAATCGAGACTATGACGACACAAGCCATGTTCACAACGTTGGAGTTTCCTAAATTCTCTAGAGGAGACCCAACAGCTTGGCTGAGTAAGGCCAATCATTTTTTTGAGTATCAAGATATACCTGAGGATCATTTTCGCGTGCAATATGCATCTTACCAtctcgaagaagaagcataCCATTGGTGGCTGGCAATGGCCAAGACAATTAAAGAAGATAATACGGTCATCACTTGGAACGTATTAGTCCGATCGAAGATTTCCATGAAGCGTTATGCAAGATTAAACAAAAGGGCAGCCTTGAAGATTACTTACGGGAGTTCGAACGTCTTTTACGTAAAGTCGACGGTTGGACACAAAAAGCCTTGACGGGAACATTCATGGGAGGTCTTCACTCATCAATTTCTGATAGTATTCGAATGTTTCGCCCTCAATCCTTGACGGACGTGATCTCTCTGGCTAGAGTGAGAGACGAGCAACTACAGATGGCGAAGAAGAGATCGGCCAACAACCAGAATTATTAGGCCACACTCTATTTATTTCCAATCTCCTATTACTAGTTGAGACTTGAGATAGACTTTTGTTGTTAGTTCATTACCACTAGACCTTTGATCCATATTATCTAATGACTTGTAATTGTTCATCTAGATGTATAACTATATGAATTTTCCATGTATATACACATATCCTTACCTAGTAAGAAGGATCTTtgaaaacaatcacaaacactATACAACAAACAGCGAATAATATGATGAAAATATCGAACGTGAGAGCAGTCATGGCTTGATCACTAAGGTCCATGTTCTTTCCACCTAACCGGTCAACCATATCAGGTATTGATTCATAGCTTCTAAACTCTTGCTCTTTCGGATCCTCAAgcttcatcctcatcttctcAGCTTGGCGACTCGCTACCTCTTGTGCCAATGTCCAGTCATAAAACCTCCGTGTCTCCACATCGCTCAAAACATTGTAGACTTCTCTTAGTTTCATGAACTTGTCTGAAGCGGTTTTTAGTGGTAATGAAGTTGTGTCTGGATGATACTCTTTGGATAATCTCCGGTACGCAGATTTTATCTCTTCTAGATCAGCATCTGTTGAGACACCTAAGAATctgaaaaatgataaaaattacaaattatgaTCATGAAAAAAAGCAAAGGCATGTTGTAGTAATGAGTATCTTTTGGTTTTGCTCAACTGATAATGAGAATCAAAAGAGTCTTTGATTAGTTCTGCAAATTTTTCATCACTGAAGAGATTGGTTTTGTCCTCTTCAACGGATTTGGTCGAGTTGGATCCTCCTCCGATCCAGCCTTCATCCAGGCTTTCCCAGTGGATTCTTGTGTCTACTCCGGGAGATGGTTTTGGCGGTTTTGTCGGGCCTTGTGACGCGTAAATACGTATCACTCTTCTTGCTGTTATCCTTCTAAGTGCTCTAGTTTCGTCTCTGAACTGCGTGGCGTTATGGATTTTGGGTAGGAGAATACAGGCCGTTCGAGCATATGTCGAAGTTGCAGAAGCCATGGATTTGTGTTGAAGATGGTTtggtctt is drawn from Camelina sativa cultivar DH55 chromosome 8, Cs, whole genome shotgun sequence and contains these coding sequences:
- the LOC104707237 gene encoding NAD(P)H-quinone oxidoreductase subunit T, chloroplastic; translated protein: MASATSTYARTACILLPKIHNATQFRDETRALRRITARRVIRIYASQGPTKPPKPSPGVDTRIHWESLDEGWIGGGSNSTKSVEEDKTNLFSDEKFAELIKDSFDSHYQFLGVSTDADLEEIKSAYRRLSKEYHPDTTSLPLKTASDKFMKLREVYNVLSDVETRRFYDWTLAQEVASRQAEKMRMKLEDPKEQEFRSYESIPDMVDRLGGKNMDLSDQAMTALTFDIFIILFAVCCIVFVIVFKDPSY